A segment of the Bdellovibrio bacteriovorus genome:
CGCTTCAAATTTCAAATCATCAAAGATGGCCTGGCCGTATTCGCTGTACTCATCAGCCAGACCACTTTGGTCATTCAGAGCACGGAAGTAGTTTAAATCATAGCGCATCCCCAGCGGATACTGCTTGATGAAAGAAATCGGACTGGAGGCGCCCGTGGTGGTCGGAAAAATCCCCTTGGTGCAAACATAATAGGAAAAAGTCAGAGCGTCGACCGTCACATCCTTGATCAAAGGAAATGCAAAGGTTCTAACCCCATCTCCGCCGAATTTATTTCCATACAAAGAGAACAAAGTGACGTTACTCATTAATTCAATGACGTGACCATCCGCCTTGGCCCACTTCTCAGAATTGGGCTGCACGGTGGACACGAAGGCTTTCACTTCCCCCAGATCACACTCATTGCGAAACACATCACTCCAGGCAAAAGAAACAGAAGACACCAGTTGCAAAAGAAGAAGTCCAGAGACAGTCAGAAATTTTGTTTTCATAAACACACCTTTGTGATGATTGGTATTGTCTAACTGAATTGCACAGCCGGTGCCAGTCAAATTACGGTCTCAAAACCATCACAATCCTTCTGAAGGCCCTGCTGCCGATTTCCCGACAGCCCCTTCTGCCGCCATTCCCGCACCTGCCGAAACCCCGGCATAAAATAAAAAAGGAGTGGTCTTCGCCACTCCTTTGCATTTTTTAGAATGTAATTGCTGAAAAAACCTAACCCGCGTTGCGCGGAGCTGCCGAGGCAACGGGCGCTGCTGGCACCGGCACAACCACGGCCGACGGAATCGGCTCAATGTGTGTGGCTTCAACCTTGGCTACTTGCTCTTCGGTTTTTTTGCCTTCACCCAGGTTCAAAATAACGACACCAGCAATGATCAATGTTGTCGCCACCACTTTCTGCAGAGGCAAAGGCTCATTGAAAATAACCAGTCCCAGGAATGCCATCAAGGCTGTTCCCACTCCCGCCCAGATCGCGTACACGTTACTGACCGGAAGATATTTAAGCGCCACAGTGAGGCTTATAAAGCAGATTCCATGACATGCTACTGTGAGCACGGATGGGAGCACCTTTGTAAACCCCTCTGAGTACTTCATCGTGATCGTACCGAAAACCTCGAATATAATTGCTGCTGCAAGATACACGTATGCCATAAGACACCCTGTCGCATCTCGACCCTTTCTATCGTATTAAATTGTGTTTACCCCGTGTCTCGGATGAACCTCCGAGAGATCTTTTTTTGAACCAGTCGACAAAAAAGACTTAAAAAGCGAACAGGAGAAAGCTCCTGTATTTGATATAACTAGAATACCACAGCCCTTTAAAAAAAGCTCTCATGACTCGACTCCAATGAGATTATGCAGTCATTTCATGGATTTAGTGGTGAGACACAGCGAATATTTTTAGTCCAAATTTTGTTTGATTACACATTTCTGTGTTTATAGAAATTCCCCTTTTGAAACAAAAAAGGACCTCCAAAGGGCAAGTTCAACGTCTCTGAATGATGTGAAAATGAAAGAAAAGATCCGAGCCGCTTCGCCAGCGGTCGCACTCGCCAACCCTGGTAAGCACCTTCACCAGTAAACTTTTGCATCTGATTGAGGCGATAAAGAGATTCAAGGGGCCATTGAAATGCCAGGAAGGCATTTCGAAGGGAAGTCCACGAAGTGGGTTTGCAGCAATCCACTTCCAGATTTTAGACACAAAAAAACCCGGATTACTTTCGTAACCCGGGTTCAAGTAAAATAGAGCTGGCGTCTTGTCAACACCCTCTCAAACATTTTTTCGAAAATTTTCAAAAGAACTTTTTCGAAAAAATATTTGATCCTCAATCAACGTTCAAACGC
Coding sequences within it:
- a CDS encoding DMT family transporter; amino-acid sequence: MAYVYLAAAIIFEVFGTITMKYSEGFTKVLPSVLTVACHGICFISLTVALKYLPVSNVYAIWAGVGTALMAFLGLVIFNEPLPLQKVVATTLIIAGVVILNLGEGKKTEEQVAKVEATHIEPIPSAVVVPVPAAPVASAAPRNAG
- a CDS encoding tail fiber protein, which codes for MKTKFLTVSGLLLLQLVSSVSFAWSDVFRNECDLGEVKAFVSTVQPNSEKWAKADGHVIELMSNVTLFSLYGNKFGGDGVRTFAFPLIKDVTVDALTFSYYVCTKGIFPTTTGASSPISFIKQYPLGMRYDLNYFRALNDQSGLADEYSEYGQAIFDDLKFEARGGSEGVRFPHVILPAGTENNDDGHSKLYNYVVVAGEWPSSEANCEKGEVLFGLWKHRAPGNTREFVPSTPITASLADGQLRTAPRIFICQ